GGTCAATTCCTAACGTCAAAGACTGAACAATTTCGGGCGTATCATAAAGAAGCTTAATCGTAAATGGTTTTCTGGAAATAACTATAGCTCGCCCTGACTTTAACATCCTTCTTACCTTTCCGAACCTGTTAATTTAGTGGCAGTTATATTATATTTTTCTTTCGTAGGGACAGGATATGATGTTCTCCACATCTTGAATATGTTCTTGATTGATGCTTGAAAATATGACAGTGAAAATAACTGTTCATATTTGTGAAATCGATTGTTTGCAATGAAAGTGGTTAATGTTTTATCATGAAATTTTAAGTAATAGGACTCTACGGACTTCCATCTTGACTGGCCATTGTTTTCATTAAATGTACAAGGGTCGATACCGATTATGATTTTTTTGGGGAAATAGTTACGCTCTTTATACATTTGATAGATGGCTTCTAAGTCTTCTATACTTGCACCGCTAACAGAATTATTGAAAAATGTTTCACTTGGAAAATAATCATTGGTAATTAGCATAGTTCTGCTGGACCCTATAGTTACAGTATTTGGTGTATTTTTCATTCGTTTTATTAATTCATGTTGAAAAACTCGCTCGTCATAATTACTAATATTTGTAACATATGAATCGCTAAATACTATTTCAGCCATTTTCCCTTCATATCCAGTCTCAAATAAATGTGCAGCATCTCCAAAATAATTT
This genomic stretch from Desulfobacterales bacterium harbors:
- a CDS encoding HNH endonuclease; its protein translation is MLKSGRAIVISRKPFTIKLLYDTPEIVQSLTLGID